One window from the genome of Microbulbifer pacificus encodes:
- the phoR gene encoding phosphate regulon sensor histidine kinase PhoR, producing the protein MLDRSIGEFSRFIVIALGTTILGFSTDNWWLALCVGLAAYLGWLLWQQNQFDRWLSNGRRGPAPTSFGVWGDISDDFYRLQRRHRKEKQKLHSMLRRVQDSTSALREGIVALEDEGNLAWWNPAAGQMLRLQADDAGQPLVNFVRDPRFVEHMYNRMFGQGRASQEPITLPAPGDDSRILTMEVTRFGQDEALVIVRDVTRLHNLEQMRRDFVANVSHELRTPLTVIAGYLETLQMSGQAPRNWERPLAQMSEQTVRMTGLVNDLLLLARLETSERDTGRDRVSVRQLMEQVAGEARSLSGGHHEITVECIEDCTITGTAGELHSAFANLAFNAVKYSPDGGPIELRWRLDAAGGHFSVKDCGIGIDSVHIPRLTERFYRVDAGRSRESGGTGLGLAIVKHVLLRHGANLTVNSVPGRGSTFTLNFPTQKLTLPNSV; encoded by the coding sequence ATGCTCGATCGCAGTATTGGCGAGTTCTCGCGCTTTATCGTCATCGCCCTCGGCACCACCATACTCGGTTTTTCCACCGACAACTGGTGGCTGGCTCTGTGTGTCGGCCTCGCCGCCTATCTCGGTTGGCTGCTGTGGCAACAGAATCAGTTCGACCGCTGGCTGAGTAATGGCCGCCGCGGGCCGGCACCGACCAGCTTCGGCGTATGGGGGGATATTTCCGACGATTTCTATCGGCTGCAGCGCCGCCATCGCAAAGAAAAGCAGAAGCTCCACTCGATGTTGCGCCGGGTGCAGGACAGCACCAGCGCGCTGCGCGAGGGGATTGTGGCGCTGGAGGACGAGGGCAATCTGGCGTGGTGGAATCCCGCCGCGGGGCAGATGTTGCGGTTGCAGGCGGACGACGCTGGGCAGCCGCTGGTCAATTTTGTGCGCGATCCACGCTTTGTGGAGCACATGTATAACCGCATGTTCGGGCAGGGGCGCGCGTCCCAGGAACCAATCACACTGCCGGCGCCCGGCGACGATTCGCGCATTCTGACCATGGAGGTGACGCGCTTTGGCCAGGACGAGGCACTGGTGATCGTGCGGGACGTGACACGGCTGCATAACCTCGAGCAGATGCGGCGGGACTTTGTCGCGAATGTGTCTCACGAGCTGCGTACACCACTGACGGTGATCGCGGGCTACCTGGAGACACTGCAGATGAGTGGCCAGGCACCGCGCAACTGGGAGCGCCCACTAGCGCAGATGAGTGAGCAGACGGTGCGCATGACCGGGCTGGTGAATGATCTGTTGCTGCTGGCGAGGCTGGAAACCTCCGAGCGCGACACTGGCCGCGACAGGGTTTCCGTGCGGCAGTTGATGGAGCAGGTGGCCGGTGAAGCGCGCTCGCTGAGTGGCGGACACCACGAGATCACGGTCGAGTGTATCGAAGACTGCACCATTACCGGCACCGCCGGTGAGCTGCACAGTGCCTTTGCGAATCTCGCGTTCAACGCGGTGAAGTACAGTCCGGATGGCGGGCCTATCGAATTGCGTTGGCGTCTCGACGCCGCAGGTGGACACTTTTCCGTGAAAGACTGCGGTATCGGTATCGACTCCGTGCACATCCCCCGTCTGACCGAGCGCTTCTACCGTGTAGATGCCGGTCGCTCGCGGGAGAGCGGCGGTACCGGACTCGGTCTCGCCATTGTCAAACACGTACTGCTGCGCCACGGTGCCAACCTTACGGTCAACAGTGTGCCGGGCCGCGGCAGCACCTTTACCCTCAATTTCCCCACCCAAAAACTGACACTGCCCAACTCCGTTTGA
- a CDS encoding chorismate--pyruvate lyase family protein: MYHSPFEPVGDWHPHPLDTLHGSTPPEPLLPWLLHPGSLTAALKHHSGGEFRVQILNQGWQQPRLEERRALNLRDKSLALVREVLLCGHGQPWVYARSILPERSLAGKHRHLRSLDNRPLGELLFSRPDMKRGPIVLNQLARNPLCTLELLAGMAPRAWGRRSTFWLGDKPLLVAETFLSSFNPAEPPKS; this comes from the coding sequence TTGTACCACTCCCCCTTTGAACCCGTTGGCGACTGGCACCCCCATCCGCTGGACACCCTCCACGGATCGACGCCACCGGAGCCCCTGTTGCCCTGGCTGCTGCATCCCGGCTCCCTCACCGCCGCCCTCAAACACCACAGCGGCGGCGAGTTTCGCGTACAGATACTCAACCAGGGCTGGCAGCAACCGCGCCTCGAAGAGCGCCGCGCCCTCAACCTGCGCGACAAATCCCTCGCCCTGGTGCGCGAAGTACTCCTCTGCGGCCACGGGCAGCCCTGGGTCTACGCCCGCAGCATCCTCCCCGAGCGCTCGCTCGCCGGCAAACACCGTCACCTGCGCAGCCTCGACAACCGCCCGCTGGGCGAGCTGCTGTTCAGCCGACCGGACATGAAGCGCGGCCCCATCGTCCTCAACCAGCTCGCACGCAATCCCCTGTGCACCCTGGAACTGCTCGCCGGCATGGCACCCCGCGCCTGGGGACGCCGCTCCACCTTCTGGCTCGGCGACAAACCCCTGCTGGTTGCAGAAACCTTCCTCAGCAGTTTCAATCCCGCTGAACCACCCAAGTCCTGA
- a CDS encoding DUF938 domain-containing protein has protein sequence MTDQPLPDAPSTARNRGPILAQLRRLLAGSRQVLEVGSGTGQHAVYFAPRLPHLTWQTSERAQNLHEVRAWLANSPADNLPPPLLLDVTGDWPELRVDTVFTANTLHIMPASAVATFFARLPQVLQPAGQLIVYGPVKIAGDYVASPGDAGPGNAGFDVWLKEQDPLRGIRDLEWLDQLAESRGLRRTENNFLPANNQLLVWQMTGQPAL, from the coding sequence ATGACGGATCAACCTCTGCCAGATGCGCCTTCCACGGCGCGCAACCGCGGGCCGATTCTCGCGCAGTTGCGGCGCTTGCTGGCGGGCAGCCGGCAGGTGCTCGAGGTCGGCAGTGGCACTGGTCAGCACGCAGTCTACTTCGCTCCGCGTCTGCCGCATCTCACCTGGCAGACGTCCGAGCGCGCGCAGAACCTGCATGAAGTACGGGCCTGGCTGGCCAACAGCCCCGCGGATAACCTGCCGCCGCCGTTATTGTTGGATGTGACGGGTGACTGGCCGGAACTGCGTGTGGATACGGTGTTTACCGCGAATACACTACACATCATGCCCGCCAGCGCGGTGGCGACGTTCTTCGCGCGCCTGCCACAGGTGTTGCAGCCCGCGGGCCAGCTGATCGTCTACGGCCCGGTAAAGATCGCCGGTGACTACGTCGCCAGCCCCGGCGACGCTGGACCGGGCAATGCCGGCTTCGACGTGTGGCTGAAAGAGCAGGATCCGCTGCGGGGCATTCGCGATCTCGAGTGGCTGGATCAGCTCGCCGAATCACGAGGTTTGCGCAGAACCGAAAACAATTTCCTGCCCGCCAACAACCAGTTGTTGGTGTGGCAGATGACAGGTCAACCCGCATTGTAA
- the ubiA gene encoding 4-hydroxybenzoate octaprenyltransferase, which yields MQMISQQIQQRWPQLLPYWQLARLDRPIGSLLLLWPTWWALWIAADGWPGLHLFCVFTLGVILTRAAGCAVNDFADRNIDGHVKRTNQRPLATGAATAKGALLLFAGLMLLAFLLVLTTNRLTVLLSLPALALAFCYPFAKRHTHLPQVVLGAAFSMGIPMAFAAVRGEVPAVAWLMFTANLLWTVAYDTFYAMVDRDDDLRIGVKSTAILFGDMDRVMTGCLQGMVIVALLMLGSREALGPLFYSGVVAAAALFAYQQWLVRDRQRDPCFQAFLNNNWVGAAIFAGIFFHYLAN from the coding sequence ATGCAAATGATCAGCCAACAGATACAACAGCGCTGGCCGCAACTGTTGCCCTACTGGCAACTGGCCCGCCTCGACCGTCCCATCGGCTCTCTGCTGCTGCTCTGGCCCACCTGGTGGGCACTGTGGATTGCCGCGGATGGCTGGCCGGGGCTGCACCTGTTCTGCGTCTTCACCCTCGGTGTCATCCTCACCCGCGCCGCTGGCTGCGCCGTCAACGACTTTGCCGATCGCAACATCGACGGCCATGTGAAACGCACCAACCAGCGCCCCCTGGCCACCGGCGCGGCCACCGCCAAAGGCGCTCTGCTGCTGTTCGCGGGCCTGATGCTGCTGGCGTTCCTGCTGGTGCTCACCACCAACAGGCTCACGGTTCTGCTGTCGCTGCCGGCGCTGGCGCTGGCCTTCTGTTACCCCTTTGCCAAGCGCCATACCCATCTGCCCCAGGTGGTGCTCGGTGCGGCCTTCAGCATGGGCATCCCCATGGCGTTCGCGGCGGTGCGGGGAGAAGTGCCCGCAGTGGCGTGGCTGATGTTCACCGCCAATCTGCTGTGGACCGTGGCCTACGACACCTTCTACGCGATGGTGGACCGGGACGATGACCTCCGGATCGGTGTCAAATCCACAGCCATCCTGTTTGGAGATATGGACCGGGTGATGACCGGCTGCCTGCAGGGGATGGTGATTGTGGCACTGTTGATGCTCGGCAGCCGCGAGGCGTTGGGCCCCCTGTTTTACAGCGGTGTGGTCGCGGCGGCGGCACTGTTCGCCTATCAACAGTGGCTGGTGCGAGACCGGCAACGAGATCCCTGCTTCCAGGCGTTTCTCAATAACAACTGGGTTGGAGCAGCTATTTTTGCGGGTATTTTTTTCCATTACCTTGCTAACTGA
- the phoB gene encoding phosphate regulon transcriptional regulator PhoB → MHSKTILIVDDEAPVRDMLRIALEMADYRCLEAENAQAAHALVIDEKPDLVLLDWMLPDVSGVELARRLKRDELTASLPIIMLTAKGEEDHKIKGLETGADDYITKPFSPRELVARLKAVLRRAGPTTPEEPLTAGGLVLDPISHRVTINGQPVDMGPTEFRLLTFFLSHQERAYTRTQLLDHVWGGNVYVEERTVDVHIRRLRKALTMDGHERYIQTVRGTGYRFSVQTVERV, encoded by the coding sequence ATGCACAGCAAGACGATCCTCATAGTCGACGACGAAGCTCCGGTCAGGGACATGCTGCGAATTGCGCTGGAGATGGCGGATTATCGCTGCCTCGAGGCGGAAAACGCGCAGGCGGCGCACGCGCTGGTAATCGACGAAAAGCCGGATCTGGTACTGCTGGACTGGATGTTGCCGGATGTTTCCGGGGTCGAGCTGGCGCGTCGCCTGAAGCGCGATGAACTGACGGCGTCGCTGCCGATCATCATGCTGACGGCGAAGGGCGAGGAGGATCACAAGATCAAGGGGCTGGAAACCGGCGCTGACGACTACATCACCAAGCCATTCTCCCCTCGCGAGCTGGTAGCGCGCCTGAAGGCGGTGCTGCGCCGTGCGGGCCCGACGACGCCGGAAGAGCCGCTGACCGCGGGTGGCCTGGTACTGGATCCGATCAGCCATCGGGTAACGATCAATGGCCAGCCGGTGGATATGGGCCCGACGGAGTTCCGCCTGCTGACGTTTTTCCTGTCTCACCAGGAGCGCGCCTATACCCGTACACAGTTGCTGGACCATGTCTGGGGCGGCAATGTGTACGTGGAAGAGCGCACCGTGGATGTACATATCCGCCGCCTGCGCAAGGCGCTGACCATGGACGGGCACGAGCGCTACATCCAGACCGTGCGCGGCACCGGCTACCGCTTTTCTGTACAGACTGTGGAAAGAGTGTAA
- a CDS encoding dicarboxylate/amino acid:cation symporter, with amino-acid sequence MGLTKKIVLAMIAGIAVGLVFNVLNTSQILGEGVTGFINSYLTNGLFDVIGRIFIASLKLMVVPLVLVSLICGACALSEGSRVGVLAGKTLLLYLVTTAMAISLALILALLIQPGAGMEGMAGDAAFEPQPAPPLSDMLVSIFPTNPVEAMAKGNMLQIIVFALLMGYAISRSGKPGQRIAGFFNDLNEVIMRMVGVLMVFAPYGVFALLANKIAQLGLDAIVQLLKYFMVVLGALLLHAIGVYSILLKLLSGLNPLKLLKKMRPAMVFAFSTASSAATIPVTLQTVEKRLGVDNKVASFTIPLGATINMDGTAIMQGVATVFISQLYGIEIGLMGYLTVILTATLASIGTAGVPGVGLIMLAMVLQQVGLPLEGIAIVMGVDRLLDMVRTAVNITGDSVVSAIVAKSEGALDLETFNDDNYNSVVGREGDGRSAAS; translated from the coding sequence ATGGGGCTCACAAAAAAAATAGTACTGGCCATGATCGCGGGTATCGCGGTCGGCCTGGTGTTCAATGTTCTCAATACCAGCCAGATTCTTGGCGAGGGCGTTACCGGGTTTATCAATAGCTACCTGACCAATGGCCTGTTCGACGTCATAGGGCGGATCTTTATCGCCTCTCTGAAATTGATGGTGGTGCCGCTGGTGTTGGTTTCTCTGATCTGCGGAGCCTGTGCACTGTCGGAAGGCAGCCGGGTCGGAGTACTGGCCGGCAAGACGCTGCTGCTGTACCTGGTGACTACCGCGATGGCGATTTCGCTGGCGCTGATACTGGCGCTGCTGATCCAGCCCGGTGCGGGTATGGAGGGGATGGCCGGGGATGCGGCATTTGAGCCGCAGCCGGCACCACCGTTGTCGGACATGCTGGTGAGCATTTTCCCCACGAATCCGGTGGAGGCGATGGCGAAGGGCAATATGCTGCAGATCATCGTGTTTGCGCTGCTGATGGGTTACGCGATTTCCCGCAGTGGCAAGCCGGGACAGCGAATTGCGGGTTTTTTCAACGACCTGAATGAAGTGATCATGCGCATGGTGGGCGTGCTGATGGTGTTTGCGCCTTACGGGGTGTTTGCGCTGCTGGCAAACAAGATCGCGCAGCTGGGTCTGGATGCCATTGTGCAACTGCTCAAGTATTTTATGGTGGTGCTGGGGGCGTTGCTGCTGCACGCAATCGGTGTTTACTCCATTCTGTTGAAGCTGCTTTCGGGCCTGAACCCGCTGAAGCTGTTGAAGAAAATGCGCCCGGCGATGGTGTTCGCCTTCAGCACCGCATCTTCCGCGGCCACGATACCTGTCACCCTGCAGACCGTGGAAAAGCGTCTGGGAGTGGATAATAAAGTGGCATCGTTCACGATTCCCCTGGGGGCCACCATCAATATGGATGGCACCGCGATCATGCAGGGTGTGGCGACGGTGTTTATTTCCCAGTTGTATGGGATCGAGATTGGTTTGATGGGTTACCTGACGGTGATCCTGACAGCCACCCTGGCTTCCATCGGTACCGCCGGTGTGCCCGGTGTGGGTCTGATTATGCTGGCAATGGTGCTGCAGCAGGTGGGCCTGCCACTGGAGGGCATCGCCATTGTGATGGGGGTGGATCGCCTGCTGGATATGGTGCGCACCGCGGTGAACATCACCGGGGATTCCGTGGTGAGCGCGATCGTGGCGAAGAGCGAGGGGGCGCTGGATCTGGAGACGTTTAACGACGACAACTACAACAGCGTTGTGGGTCGCGAGGGCGATGGCCGATCCGCGGCCTCCTGA